A single Pararhizobium sp. A13 DNA region contains:
- a CDS encoding cupin domain-containing protein, with protein MQVTRYAEAKRYEAAEHYDMRCLRLQGKEATETDTIWIGLSHLLPGGRTSLKDAAVEKIYIVVAGEVTVETPTETATLCYLDSCRLAPGEARALVNCTNDPATILLAMPI; from the coding sequence ATGCAGGTAACCCGCTACGCAGAAGCAAAACGTTACGAAGCGGCGGAGCATTACGACATGCGCTGCCTGCGCCTGCAGGGCAAGGAGGCGACGGAAACCGATACGATCTGGATCGGTCTGTCGCATCTTCTGCCTGGCGGGCGAACCTCGCTCAAGGACGCTGCCGTCGAAAAGATCTACATCGTTGTCGCCGGGGAGGTAACCGTGGAGACGCCCACGGAAACGGCGACGCTATGCTACCTCGATAGCTGTCGGCTTGCGCCCGGCGAGGCGCGGGCCCTGGTGAACTGCACCAATGATCCGGCGACGATCCTGCTCGCCATGCCTATCTA